A genomic segment from Paralichthys olivaceus isolate ysfri-2021 chromosome 22, ASM2471397v2, whole genome shotgun sequence encodes:
- the LOC109641748 gene encoding insulin receptor substrate 2-B — protein MANFTNYQEGKAAMLMVETQQRDVGTKPAAAAAAANGDGSVGEPPSPLINIGGGGGGGGGGGGSRFHLPPSNHLHHHHLSHHHPPKDHHHYQLAPQQQQQQQHPTGENIAESPGRKASSSSTLSQAHTAEDPAASSSSSSSSHVYAAVSVANTSDVVDDIRKCGYLRKQKHGHKRFFVLRAASHLGPSRLEYYDSEKKFRNSLRSAAAAVASGGGAVAPSPPKRVIYLYQCFTVNKRADSKNKHLIALYTKDEYFAIVAENELEQEDWYVAVSELMSEGKKGHLDSDDLDDGYGTVTPGTVFKEVWQVNVKPKGLGQTKNLTGVYRLCLSTKTIHLVKLNSETPCVNLQLMNIRRCGHSESFFFIEVGRSSSIGPGEIWMQVDDSVVAQNMHETILETMKALKAFAEFRPRSKSQSSGSNPMPFITTRRHLGNLPPSQTGLQRRSRTESVVGTPPSSKSSGASGYRFRTSSEGEGTMNRPFRSATGSLVHLNSARAHHRQEGGGGSSVGVATGNAGTSTGAGRYVRAIPGSSSNYHARSASLPVSHFPSTTSPVSVSSSSGHGSVSDTLTRPSSASICGSPSDGGFNSSDEYGSSPGDFRYFRVRSNTPDSLGNTPPIREENCLNDYMAMGWNREVFGTSVGSGNNSGGDTPRDEGSSAAEEDRFSSSSSLRRRTHSFTRPAGGATGGSGVAVYQKMTQTNFSLDEESDVVLPFGSGLLRGGPSSSSSSLRSDYSSCSEHSQQSRPSTLSRTEAGSERPPLSSSSAKEDSGYMPMMCGVAASPRDTPPDYMPMQPSSYSHHVSHSPQFHSPALGARSAHPHPQLQPQSSTDSHGYMMMLPGGSGSSPSPVQASPSPHSSSSAAGASASDSIAERPENGEYMDMSYSSSGGRKLSNEGSTGYFTPESTPKSYSPYFSLPRSYKAPTRERDEKECGEYVPMSSPAKPVFSSVATASMSTPEKRGGGGSSTSTPSHPPPPYGAHHTTAAMADRRVVRPNRLPLGRRSFHGPLRVSEPSTVSSGTSASVPATACSSEGPSSPGEYINIEFEDHYPHQQQPPAYPLSAQDESPSLGSIDHRHSPPQPQTHQDYMSVEVEADQQDSAGCLGKNQSPRPSLVAPWNPPSYIRPLASNPGALASPGVPAGGHWRSMGDDYTDMTFNLSRGDRTQTSPTAMLQHLCVIEGRYGHASPSSISPPLPPSSPGRTPTQQLEPKVVRADPQGRRRHSSETFSSTSSSNSTPPGGGLGPTSSATHPTANPTASNGSYLAEGQASRWASSASFDSVWMSVEGVGDSPAHHAPTRAMEMGTTAGTSASASSSGAVAGRMCRNMSVGYQNGLNYIALELREDGSNVGAMMSGGGSSNGSSAAAMGTVPLPENSAYASIDFTKSDGVSTTTKD, from the coding sequence ATGGCGAATTTCACGAACTACCAGGAAGGGAAGGCAGCGATGTTGATGGTGGAGACGCAGCAGCGGGACGTGGGGACGAAGCCcgcggctgcagcagcagcagcgaacgGAGACGGCTCGGTCGGGGAACCCCCTTCCCCGTTAATTAATATcggcggcggcggaggaggaggaggaggcggcggcggctCTCGCTTCCATCTACCGCCCTCCAaccacctccaccatcaccacctcAGCCACCACCACCCGCCAAAGGATCACCATCACTACCAGCTGgccccgcagcagcagcagcagcagcagcatcctaCCGGGGAAAACATCGCGGAGTCCCCGGGCAGGAAAGCCTCCTCCTCGTCGACCCTCAGCCAGGCGCACACGGCCGAGGACCCCGCcgctagcagcagcagcagcagcagcagccatgtaTACGCGGCGGTGAGTGTCGCTAATACCTCGGACGTTGTGGATGATATTCGCAAATGTGGCTATTTGAGAAAGCAGAAACACGGACACAAGAGGTTCTTCGTGCTCCGGGCGGCCAGTCACCTCGGCCCCAGCCGCCTGGAGTACTATGACAGCGAGAAGAAATTCAGGAACAGCCTGCGCTCCGCGGCTGCGGCCGTAGCCAGCGGCGGCGGAGCGGTGGCCCCTTCTCCCCCGAAGAGGGTTATTTACCTCTACCAGTGCTTCACCGTAAACAAGAGGGCGGATTCCAAAAACAAACACCTCATTGCTCTTTACACCAAGGACGAGTACTTTGCTATTGTGGCTGAAAAcgagctggagcaggaggacTGGTACGTGGCTGTCAGTGAGCTGATGAGCGAGGGTAAAAAAGGACACCTGGACTCGGATGATCTGGATGACGGATACGGTACAGTCACTCCTGGTACTGTGTTCAAGGAGGTGTGGCAGGTGAATGTGAAACCCAAAGGACTGGGTCAAACGAAAAACCTCACAGGTGTTTACCGGCTATGCCTCTCAACGAAAACCATTCACCTCGTCAAGTTGAACTCTGAAACCCCTTGTGTGAACCTCCAGCTGATGAACATCAGGCGCTGTGGACATTCAGAAAGCTTCTTTTTCATCGAGGTGGGTCGCTCCTCCTCAATCGGGCCCGGGGAGATATGGATGCAGGTGGATGATTCCGTCGTGGCCCAAAACATGCACGAGACCATCCTGGAGACGATGAAAGCCCTGAAAGCTTTTGCAGAGTTTCGGCCGAGGAGTAAGAGCCAGTCCTCGGGCTCCAACCCCATGCCGTTCATCACGACGCGGCGCCACCTGGGCAACCTGCCACCAAGTCAGACCGGGCTGCAGCGGCGGTCGAGAACGGAGTCGGTCGTGGGCACGCCACCTTCCAGTAAGAGCTCCGGGGCTAGCGGTTATCGTTTCCGCACATCCAGTGAGGGTGAGGGGACAATGAACCGGCCGTTCCGCTCTGCCACAGGAAGTCTGGTTCACCTCAACTCAGCACGTGCCCATCATCGTCAGGAGGGTGGCGGGGGCAGCAGTGTTGGTGTCGCCACAGGAAACGCTGGTACAAGCACCGGCGCTGGACGCTATGTAAGAGCCATCCCAGGGTCATCATCCAACTACCACGCCCGCTCCGCTTCCCTCCCCGTCTCCCACTTCCCCTCCACCACCAGCCCAGTGAGCGTCTCCTCCAGCAGCGGCCATGGCTCTGtgtcagacacactcacacgccCATCAAGTGCCTCGATATGTGGCTCCCCGTCTGATGGCGGCTTCAACTCCTCAGATGAGTATGGCTCAAGCCCTGGTGATTTCCGATACTTCCGAGTGCGGAGTAACACACCAGACTCCCTCGGCAACACCCCACCAATCAGAGAGGAGAACTGCCTAAATGATTACATGGCCATGGGCTGGAACCGGGAGGTCTTCGGCACCAGTGTGGGGTCTGGAAACAACAGTGGAGGTGACACGCCTCGGGATGAGGGCTCATCAGCGGCAGAGGAAGATCGCTTTTCTTCGTCGTCATCGCTGCGGAGGAGGACGCATTCTTTCACCAGACCTGCAGGGGGGGCAACCGGTGGTTCTGGAGTGGCAGTTTACCAGAAAATGACCCAGACCAACTTTTCATTGGATGAGGAGTCAGACGTGGTGTTGCCATTTGGCAGCGGGCTGCTCCGTGGTGggccttcctcctcctcttcctcgctgcGCTCTGACTACAGTTCCTGCTCCGAGCACAGCCAACAGAGCCGCCCCTCCACGCTCTCCCGGACGGAGGCCGGCAGTGAgcgtcctcctctctcctcctcctctgccaagGAAGACAGCGGTTACATGCCCATGATGTGCGGCGTCGCAGCTTCACCACGGGACACGCCCCCTGACTACATGCCTATGCAACCCAGCTCTTACTCCCATCATGTCTCCCATTCCCCTCAGTTTCACAGCCCAGCTTTAGGTGCCCGTTCagcccacccccacccccagctccagccccaGTCCTCCACAGACTCCCACGGTTATATGATGATGCTCCCAGGTGGCAGCGGCAGCTCCCCTTCTCCAGTGCAGGCCTCCCCCAGCCCTCACAGTAGCTCCAGTGCGGCAGGTGCCAGTGCAAGTGACAGTATAGCAGAGAGACCCGAGAACGGGGAATATATGGACATGTCGTACAGCAGCAGCGGAGGGCGCAAGCTCTCAAACGAAGGGAGCACTGGATATTTTACCCCTGAGAGCACCCCAAAGTCTTACAGCCCTTatttctccctccctcgctcctaCAAAGCCCCcacaagagagagggatgagaaagAGTGTGGGGAGTATGTTCCTATGAGTTCTCCTGCTAAGCCAGTCTTTTCATCAGTTGCCACAGCCTCAATGTCAACACCAGAGAAGAGGGGCGGGGGAGGAAGTAGCACCTCAACCCCCTCTCATCCACCGCCGCCTTATGGAGCTCATCACACGACAGCAGCGATGGCCGACAGACGCGTGGTGAGGCCTAACCGCCTCCCTTTAGGTAGAAGGAGTTTCCACGGTCCACTGCGGGTTAGTGAGCCCTCCACAGTGTCTTCAGGAACCTCAGCGTCAGTCCCTGCCACTGCTTGCTCATCTGAAGGGCCATCCAGTCCTGGAGAATATATCAACATAGAGTTTGAGGATCACTACCCCCACCAACAACAGCCCCCTGCCTATCCTCTCTCTGCCCAAGATGAATCACCTTCCCTGGGATCCATTGACCACCGCCACTCTCCTCCACAGCCCCAAACTCACCAGGACTACATGAGTGTAGAGGTGGAGGCAGATCAGCAGGACAGTGCAGGATGTCTGGGTAAGAACCAGTCCCCCAGGCCCAGCCTCGTCGCCCCATGGAACCCGCCCAGCTATATCAGACCCCTTGCTAGCAATCCTGGGGCACTGGCCTCCCCTGGAGTCCCTGCTGGAGGTCACTGGAGGTCAATGGGTGACGACtatacagacatgacatttaACCTCAGCAGAGGTGATAGGACGCAAACAAGCCCCACAGCCATGCTGCAGCACCTCTGTGTAATAGAGGGACGTTACGGCCATGCCTCCCCCTCATccatttcccctcctctccccccgtCAAGTCCAGGTAGGACGCCAACACAGCAGCTGGAGCCTAAGGTGGTTCGAGCTGATCCCCAGGGCAGGAGGAGACACAGCTCAGAGACattctcctccacttcctcctctaaTTCAACTCCCCCTGGAGGAGGACTTGGACCCACATCCTCAGCCACCCACCCCACAGCGAACCCCACAGCCTCTAACGGATCTTACCTAGCTGAGGGTCAAGCTTCCAGGTGGGCCAGTTCAGCGTCTTTCGACAGTGTGTGGATGTCTGTGGAGGGTGTAGGAGACTCGCCGGCTCACCACGCTCCAACAAGAGCCATGGAAATGGGGACAACGGCCGGGACCtcagcctctgcctcctcctcggGAGCTGTGGCCGGACGGATGTGCAGAAACATGTCTGTTGGCTACCAGAACGGCCTGAACTACATCGCCTTGGAGCTGAGGGAGGACGGGAGTAATGTAGGAGCCATGATGTCGGGAGGTGGTAGCAGCAATGGGAGCTCGGCGGCAGCAATGGGGACTGTGCCTCTGCCGGAGAACAGCGCCTACGCCAGCATAGACTTCACCAAATCTGACGGAGTCTCCACGACAACCAAGG
- the gc2 gene encoding retinal guanylyl cyclase 2: MRHQRRTFISTPHTWRRTPDKPAALPSPPRNSPPPLHPSLLGLLVLLASLCLLPHPAQAAWYKVGVVGPWGCDPLFAKALPSVAAQLAVNRINRDPSLSYAATFDFTVLQEPCETSRALEAFMGFHTKASGYIGPVNPGYCDAASMLSKGWNKALFPWGCVGYDLDDVRSHPTFARSMARPTWVLLNIMHYFRWAHVGIISSSDGIWMETATKVADSLRSHGLPVRLVTFMENTPHGIRRTLAKVRKMSEIRVVILCMHSALIGGSVQKLLLETAYDMQMIDGSLVFVPYDTLLYSLPYRNVTYPALKSNSKLLRAYDAVLTVTIDSPQTSFYEAYREAMETGEVARTLKPQQVSPLFGTIYSSVLFMAHAVHRVRQSGEWMSGGNLARHTHNLTFQGFSHTIKTNDSGAALLEYLILDTDGLSWELKPVYRIDMEVGMVRFLGRDIHFPRGYGPRRDSSCWFTPGVICSGGVDLFTTIWMFLGAIFFSVVSVALICCVRRRINQILLVKGPNKILLTLADVTFINPSLSNKKLSLDDSRASGMRSVSDHSAASPVSTITPATYENSNVVIYEGDWAWLKRLPNGTFSRINTKTSDVFELMKDMRHENVNLFLGFFHDCGVFAIVTEFCSRGSLEDLLLNDDVKLDWMFKSSLLLDLIKGMKYLHHRGVSHARLKSGNCVVDGRFVLKITDFGYNEVLESQRFPYIEPPAEELLWTAPEILRSGQPGLHGTLTGDVFSFAIIMQEVVIRGPPFCMLDLSAADIVEKLCKPPPLCRPVVSPDYAPLECIQLMKQCWNEQPEKRPRFDEIFDQFKNINKGKKTNIIDSMLRMLEQYSSNLEELIRERTEELEIEKQKTEKLLTQMLPPSVAEALKVGGTVEPEHFDHVTLYFSDIVGFTTISANSEPIEVVDLLNDLYTIFDAIIGNHDVYKVETIGDAYMVASGLPVPNGNRHAAEIANMALDILSAVGTFKMRHMPDVPVRIRIGLHTGPCVAGVVGLTMPRYCLFGDTVNTASRMESSGMPYRIHVHESTVKVLQDLKLGYKWELRGRTEVKGKGVEETFWLVGRDGFTKPLPVPPELKTGQMAHGLQMAEIAQYKKRKAEKLQQEQLAKEKN; this comes from the exons ATGCGACACCAGCGCCGTACTTTCATCTCGACACCTCACACATGGCGGCGGACACCAGACAAACCTGCCGCTTTACCTTCACCTCCACGcaactctcctcctccactccatccatccctccttgGACTCCTGGTTCTCCTGGCCTCCCTGTGTTTGCTCCCCCACCCGGCTCAGGCAGCCTGGTATAAGGTTGGCGTGGTGGGGCCGTGGGGATGCGACCCTCTGTTCGCCAAGGCCCTTCCCAGCGTGGCGGCGCAGCTCGCCGTCAACCGCATCAACAGGGACCCGTCTCTGTCCTACGCTGCCACGTTTGATTTCACTGTGCTGCAG GAGCCATGCGAGACGTCAAGAGCGCTGGAGGCGTTCATGGGTTTCCACACCAAGGCCTCTGGGTACATTGGGCCGGTCAACCCCGGCTACTGTGACGCTGCATCAATGCTGAGCAAAGGCTGGAACAAA gCTTTGTTTCCTTGGGGTTGTGTTGGCTATGACCTGGACGACGTTCGGAGCCACCCGACCTTTGCTCGCTCCATGGCGAGGCCCACGTGGGTGCTGCTCAACATCATGCATTACTTCAGGTGGGCGCACGTTGGCATCATCTCCTCTTCAGACGGCATCTGGATGGAGACGGCCACCAAG GTCGCTGATTCGTTGAGAAGCCACGGTCTGCCGGTGCGACTGGTCACTTTCATGGAGAACACGCCTCACGGCATCAGACGAACTCTGGCCAAGGTTCGCAAGATGAGCGAGATACGAG TTGTGATCCTGTGCATGCACTCGGCGCTGATCGGCGGCTCAGTCCAGAAGCTCCTGTTGGAGACGGCCTACGACATGCAGATGATCGACGGCTCCCTGGTCTTTGTGCCCTACGACACCTTGCTCTACAGCCTCCCATACCGCAACGTCACCTACCCGGCTCTGAAGAGCAACAGCAAGCTGCTGCGGGCCTACGACGCCGTGCTGACCGTCACCATCGACTCACCCCAGACGTCGTTCTACGAGGCCTACAGAGAGGCCATGGAGACGGGGGAGGTGGCGAGGACGCTGAAGCCACAGCAG GTGTCTCCTCTCTTCGGGACCATCTACAGCTCCGTCCTCTTCATGGCTCATGCGGTGCATCGTGTTCGGCAGTCAGGGGAGTGGATGTCTGGTGGCAACTTGGCGAGACACACCCACAATCTGACCTTTCAG GGGTTCAGTCACACGATTAAAACCAACGACTCTGGAGCAGCTCTGCTGGAATATCTCATACTGGACACAGACGGACTCTCCTGGGAGCTGAAGCCAGTGTACAG GATCGACATGGAGGTCGGGATGGTGCGATTCCTGGGTCGAGACATCCACTTCCCTCGAGGCTACGGACCCAGGAGAGACTCCTCCTGCTGGTTTACTCCTGGAGTCATCTGCTCGGGGG GTGTGGATCTGTTCACGACCATCTGGATGTTTCTCGGGGCGATCTTCTTCTCTGTCGTCTCTGTGGCGTTAATTTGCTGCGTCAG GCGACGCATCAATCAGATTCTACTGGTCAAGGGTCCAAACAAGATCCTACTGACTCTGGCAGATGTCACATTCATAAACCCGTCGCTTAGCAACAAG AAGCTGAGTCTGGACGACAGCAGAGCCAGCGGCATGAGGAGCGTGTCGGACCACAGCGCCGCCTCACCAGTCTCCACCATAACCCCGGCCACCTATGAGAACTCCAATGTTGTCATTTACGAG GGTGACTGGGCTTGGCTGAAGAGACTCCCCAATGGGACGTTCAGCAGAATCAACACCAAAACCAGCGACGTGTTTGAACTG ATGAAGGACATGCGTCACGAGAACGTCAATCTCTTCCTGGGCTTCTTTCACGACTGTGGCGTGTTTGCCATCGTGACCGAGTTCTGCTCCAGAGGAAGCTTGGAGGACCTGCTGCTGAACGACGACGTGAAACTGGACTGGATGTTCAagtcctctctgctgctggatcTCATTAAG GGTATGAAGTACCTCCACCACCGCGGAGTGTCCCACGCTCGTCTGAAGTCCGGTAACTGTGTGGTGGACGGCCGCTTTGTCCTGAAGATCACAGATTTCGGTTATAACGAGGTCCTGGAGTCTCAGAGGTTCCCTTACATCGAACCCCCCGCAGAGG AGTTGCTGTGGACGGCTCCAGAGATCCTGAGGAGTGGGCAGCCGGGGCTTCACGGGACTCTGACCGGTGACGTGTTCAGCTTTGCCATCATCATGCAGGAGGTGGTGATCAGAGGGCCTCCGTTCTGCATGCTGGACCTCTCCGCTGCAG acATCGTCGAGAAGCTCTGTaagcctcctcctctgtgccgCCCGGTGGTCAGTCCAGACTACGCTCCGTTAGAGTGCATCCAGCTGATGAAACAGTGCTGGAACGAGCAGCCGGAGAAGAGGCCCAGATTTGACGAGATCTTTGACCAG tttaaaaacatcaacaaggGGAAGAAGACCAACATCATTGACTCTATGCTGAGGATGCTGGAGCAGTATTCGTCTAACCTGGAGGAGCTGATCAGAGAGAGAACGGAGGAGCTGGAAATCGAGAAGCAGAAGACGGAGAAGCTGCTGACACAGATGCTGCCTCC ATCTGTGGCAGAAGCTTTGAAAGTGGGCGGCACAGTCGAACCAGAGCATTTTGACCACGTGACGCTTTATTTCAGCGACATTGTTGGGTTCACCACCATCTCAGCCAACAGCGAACCCATCGAGGTGGTCGACCTGCTCAACGACCTCTACACCATCTTCGACGCCATCATCGGAAACCATGACGTCTACAAG GTGGAGACGATTGGTGATGCTTACATGGTGGCATCTGGACTTCCCGTCCCTAACGGCAACCGCCATGCTGCCGAAATAGCGAACATGGCTCTTGACATCCTGAGCGCGGTGGGAACCTTCAAAATGAGACACATGCCTGATGTTCCTGTCAGGATACGAATAGGACTGCACACAG GTCCCTGTGTAGCAGGTGTGGTGGGTCTGACTATGCCTCGCTACTGTCTGTTTGGAGACACCGTAAACACTGCCTCTCGAATGGAGTCCAGCGGGATGC CCTACAGGATCCATGTCCACGAGAGCACTGTGAAGGTCCTGCAGGATCTAAAACTCGGCTACAAGTGGGAATTAAGAGGCCGGACAGAAGTCAAG GGGAAAGGTGTGGAGGAGACCTTCTGGCTCGTGGGGAGAGATGGATTTACCAAACCTCTACCTGTTCCTCCAGAACTCAAAACTGG GCAAATGGCTCACGGGCTGCAGATGGCCGAGATAGCCCAGTACAAGAAACGGAAAGCCGAGAAACTGCAACAGGAACAACttgcaaaagagaaaaactga
- the rasl11a gene encoding ras-like protein family member 11A-like, producing MRLTGDSAPRTMNSGGSGNFLLVPIPEYPLLDCVPNKTVKIVVLGASNVGKTALIVRFLTKRFIGDYEANTGALYSRKVTMDGEEVSLQIQDTPCVALQDDVEGLYCQEQINRSIYWADGYVLVFSITDHNSFRTIQPLYQHVRRIHPSGNIPVILVGNKSDLLRARQVPADEGETLAASLGGVYFEASARENHEGVHGAFLHLCQEVIRALGGGNGEKRRGGLHLARPKSPNMQELKRRFRQVLSSKVKSATTL from the exons ATGCGTCTGACTGGCGACTCTGCACCGAGAACCATGAACAGCGGCGGGTCTGGCAACTTTCTGCTGGTGCCCATCCCGGAGTACCCGCTGCTGGACTGTGTCCCCAACAAGACCGTGAAGATCGTGGTGCTGGGGGCGAGCAACGTGGGGAAAACCG ctctgatCGTCAGGTTTCTCACCAAGAGGTTCATCGGGGATTATGAAGCAAACACGG GGGCGCTCTACTCCAGAAAGGTCACCATGGACGGGGAGGAAGTGTCGCTTCAGATCCAGGATACTCCCTGCGTCGCTCTCCAG GACGACGTAGAGGGGCTGTACTGTCAGGAGCAGATCAACAG GTCGATCTACTGGGCCGACGGTTACGTGCTGGTTTTCTCCATCACGGACCACAACAGCTTCCGAACCATCCAGCCTCTCTACCAGCACGTCAGACGCATCCACCCGTCTGGAAACATCCCTGTTATACTG GTTGGCAACAAGAGCGACCTGCTCCGCGCCCGACAAGTGCCTGCGGACGAGGGCGAGACGTTGGCAGCTTCATTAG GTGGAGTTTACTTCGAGGCCTCGGCCAGAGAGAACCACGAAGGAGTCCACGGCgccttcctccatctctgccaGGAG GTGATCCGAGCTTTGGGAGGAGGTAACGGCGAGAAGAGGCGAGGCGGCCTCCACCTGGCCCGCCCCAAATCTCCCAACAtgcaggagctgaagaggaggTTCAGGCAGGTCCTCTCCTCCAAGGTCAAGTCGGCCACAACTCTCTGA